A stretch of Pirellulales bacterium DNA encodes these proteins:
- a CDS encoding relaxase domain-containing protein, with translation MLSASVVTGDGKYFTDLARDEYYTKGGEPPGRWLGSGAVHFALDCKKVHRDALKSLLRGFSPLDHETKLVQNAGKPTRQSGLDFTFSAPKSVSVLWAAAPQEVQQEIQKCQAEAVRAGIEYLERNAAYTRRGKQGSEVEHAKLVVATFEHATSRAGDPHLHTHCVIANACVRSDGTTGTLYGRVVKDDEGRILDVESPLFDHKMAAGAIYRAELAAQLARRLGVQLSMDDNGFSFVIEGIAKEACEHYSKRREKIEEQLRQVGFETAEAAEIATLSTRTEKAEVSRPKLFEEWKEELKAFGVTTETLKEVTGKMLATSYTREDSALALREAAEELAGEMGSFPVRELHRELANLLQTQGVSAKEIETLVQEEIVSGELVSLGEEKLSRVLSTQGVLKGEWEYSSLVQQSASDPHHRLENSTLRTVFRENEESTTEHTLSEEQRFAVSYLTQGLTRRGEVAGGVRVLTGDAGTGKTTVLRTAKTAWEKEGCRVVGAALAGRAVLELENSSGIESFTVAKWLHDNAKAASEPHRDSADQKKTPQLDANTVLVIDEAAMVETPSLYRLASLARAKGTLVCLVGDEKQCQAIGHGGAFTVTSRAVPGERLTEVWRQKQAEDVEVAVNLASGKADLALRSLAERGRVHVRATEREAMEELVSRWKEQGVRDPAENQVLVGTHEQRRSLNEMLQAERLGAVQRTLGAAVTNHEGQKLYAGDRVHFRESLHFYRDAETVGEVVEDFAKNTWLKKQVSRREQINRGQFGTVLSINPFAKCIRVAMDDGRTLDVPLEVMTRPEEGRPPLFKAIRKAEIALGYAVTTHAAQGSTFENIYVLAGGPAQDRELSYVQFSRASEKTELFTSEGEAGAELTLLSLRSKAELERDDQQQEEYDKKLKHVFEGKESLKQCHLTRVMSRTRRKVFGLDREKEVANEEQEKERSLELER, from the coding sequence ATGCTCTCTGCGAGCGTCGTAACTGGAGACGGGAAGTACTTCACGGACCTCGCCCGAGACGAGTACTACACCAAGGGGGGCGAGCCGCCCGGCCGCTGGTTGGGGTCAGGGGCTGTGCATTTCGCCCTGGACTGCAAGAAGGTCCACCGCGACGCGCTGAAGTCGTTGCTTCGCGGGTTCTCCCCGCTCGACCACGAGACCAAGCTGGTCCAGAACGCGGGCAAGCCGACTCGGCAGTCGGGGCTCGACTTCACCTTCTCGGCCCCCAAGTCGGTGTCGGTGTTGTGGGCGGCCGCCCCGCAGGAAGTCCAGCAAGAAATCCAGAAGTGCCAGGCCGAAGCGGTTCGGGCGGGCATCGAGTACCTAGAGCGGAACGCCGCGTATACCCGGCGAGGCAAACAAGGCTCGGAGGTTGAGCACGCGAAGCTGGTCGTTGCGACTTTTGAGCACGCCACTTCGCGAGCGGGCGACCCGCACCTGCACACGCACTGCGTCATCGCCAACGCTTGCGTCCGAAGCGATGGCACGACCGGCACACTCTACGGCCGCGTGGTCAAGGATGACGAAGGACGCATCCTCGACGTAGAGAGCCCGCTGTTCGACCACAAGATGGCGGCCGGGGCCATCTACCGAGCCGAGCTGGCGGCCCAACTCGCCCGGCGGCTCGGCGTTCAGCTCTCGATGGACGACAACGGGTTCTCGTTTGTCATCGAAGGCATCGCGAAGGAGGCCTGCGAACATTACTCCAAACGGCGCGAGAAGATCGAGGAGCAGTTGCGGCAGGTCGGATTCGAGACGGCTGAAGCCGCCGAGATTGCGACCCTATCGACTCGGACGGAGAAAGCAGAAGTCAGCCGCCCCAAACTCTTCGAGGAGTGGAAGGAAGAGCTGAAAGCGTTCGGCGTCACCACCGAGACCCTCAAAGAGGTCACGGGCAAGATGCTAGCAACGTCCTACACGCGGGAGGACTCTGCCCTGGCTCTGCGTGAGGCGGCCGAGGAGCTTGCGGGCGAGATGGGCTCGTTCCCCGTCCGCGAGCTGCACCGCGAACTCGCCAATCTGCTCCAGACGCAAGGGGTTTCCGCGAAAGAGATCGAGACGCTCGTCCAAGAAGAAATCGTGTCGGGGGAGCTGGTGAGCTTGGGCGAGGAAAAGCTATCGCGGGTGCTGTCGACCCAAGGCGTGCTCAAGGGGGAGTGGGAGTACTCGTCGCTCGTCCAGCAGAGCGCCAGCGACCCGCACCATCGCCTAGAGAACTCGACGCTCCGCACGGTGTTCCGCGAGAACGAGGAGTCGACCACGGAGCACACGCTCTCCGAGGAGCAGCGGTTTGCGGTCTCTTACCTGACCCAGGGTCTGACCCGGCGCGGCGAAGTGGCGGGTGGCGTCCGTGTGCTGACGGGGGACGCGGGGACCGGCAAGACGACCGTGCTCCGCACGGCGAAGACCGCGTGGGAGAAGGAGGGATGCCGGGTCGTCGGCGCCGCCCTCGCCGGGCGAGCTGTGCTTGAGCTGGAGAACAGCTCGGGGATCGAGTCGTTCACCGTCGCGAAATGGCTCCACGACAACGCGAAGGCTGCGAGCGAGCCGCATCGCGACTCAGCCGACCAGAAGAAGACTCCCCAGCTAGACGCCAACACGGTGCTCGTCATCGACGAAGCCGCGATGGTCGAGACCCCTTCGCTCTACCGATTGGCGTCCCTGGCGCGCGCGAAGGGGACGCTCGTCTGTCTTGTTGGCGACGAGAAGCAATGTCAGGCGATTGGCCACGGCGGGGCCTTCACCGTCACAAGCCGGGCTGTACCGGGAGAACGCTTGACCGAGGTCTGGCGGCAGAAGCAAGCCGAGGACGTGGAGGTCGCGGTGAACCTGGCGAGCGGCAAGGCGGACCTCGCCCTGCGGAGTCTCGCCGAGCGGGGACGCGTCCACGTCCGCGCGACCGAACGGGAAGCGATGGAAGAACTCGTCTCGCGGTGGAAAGAACAGGGGGTGAGGGACCCGGCGGAGAACCAAGTGCTCGTCGGCACGCACGAGCAACGCAGGTCGCTCAACGAGATGCTCCAGGCCGAGCGATTGGGCGCCGTTCAACGGACCTTGGGGGCGGCCGTCACGAATCACGAGGGGCAGAAGTTGTACGCCGGTGACCGCGTCCACTTCCGCGAGTCGCTCCACTTCTATAGAGACGCCGAAACGGTTGGCGAGGTCGTGGAGGACTTCGCGAAGAACACTTGGCTCAAGAAACAAGTGTCGCGTCGCGAGCAAATCAACCGCGGCCAGTTCGGCACGGTTCTCTCCATCAATCCGTTCGCCAAGTGCATCCGCGTGGCGATGGACGACGGCCGGACGCTCGACGTGCCGTTGGAGGTGATGACGCGTCCCGAGGAGGGACGACCCCCGCTTTTCAAAGCGATTCGCAAGGCGGAAATCGCCTTGGGGTACGCCGTCACGACCCACGCCGCGCAGGGCAGCACGTTTGAGAACATCTACGTACTGGCCGGAGGACCCGCTCAGGACCGTGAGCTGTCCTACGTGCAGTTCTCGCGAGCATCCGAGAAGACTGAGCTGTTCACCAGCGAAGGTGAGGCGGGCGCCGAACTCACGCTGCTGTCGCTCCGCAGCAAAGCCGAGCTTGAACGGGACGACCAGCAGCAAGAGGAGTACGACAAGAAGCTCAAGCACGTCTTCGAGGGAAAAGAATCCTTGAAGCAGTGTCACCTCACGCGAGTGATGTCGCGGACGCGACGGAAAGTGTTCGGGCTCGACCGCGAGAAGGAGGTCGCAAACGAAGAGCAGGAGAAAGAGCGGTCGCTGGAGCTTGAGCGATGA